From the Patescibacteria group bacterium genome, one window contains:
- a CDS encoding nucleotidyl transferase AbiEii/AbiGii toxin family protein, with protein sequence MIDLSSNITAISKSEKIDELRVVRDYFIGIIASVINEVHTSMEAGEIKKPVIIGGISIRKGHIPNFPRYTPDIDFEADSRFYKKNGLTPLRNYELILKEAANGVREKIVSVYGSDYGFEPKISRLREPTDLSGERLGSVKGSITIPKFINWEDVTIKTEVSTAKKTTFLNPIDLPVYHNFVDQGELKLGPITVPQLSNNLANKVYSSLNRLGSPDEQSRISRLKDIFDVWFIEPILGISGSELTRLFKLRLLEESPSDKNQTLWAKTKILANKNEFFEKIFRIITSNIKSMANSSDTEKIKRMTKGITESYKFPAADELVASFTKTIGKLEA encoded by the coding sequence ATGATAGACCTGTCTTCAAACATCACCGCTATAAGTAAGTCCGAAAAAATTGATGAGTTAAGAGTAGTCCGAGACTATTTTATAGGCATAATAGCCTCCGTTATTAATGAAGTTCATACATCTATGGAGGCAGGTGAAATAAAAAAACCAGTGATTATCGGAGGGATATCCATCAGGAAAGGACATATACCAAATTTTCCAAGATATACTCCCGATATTGATTTCGAAGCAGATAGTCGATTTTACAAAAAGAATGGACTAACGCCACTTAGAAACTACGAATTGATACTGAAAGAAGCTGCTAACGGTGTCCGCGAAAAAATTGTTTCTGTTTATGGGTCGGATTATGGTTTCGAACCAAAAATTTCCAGACTAAGAGAGCCGACAGATTTGTCAGGAGAAAGACTTGGGAGCGTGAAAGGAAGCATTACTATCCCGAAATTTATAAATTGGGAAGACGTCACAATAAAAACCGAAGTATCAACTGCAAAAAAAACAACCTTTTTGAACCCGATTGATTTACCTGTATATCATAATTTTGTGGACCAAGGAGAATTGAAACTGGGCCCCATCACTGTACCTCAACTATCAAATAATCTTGCCAATAAAGTTTACTCATCACTCAATAGGTTAGGAAGCCCGGACGAGCAAAGTAGAATTTCTAGGTTAAAAGATATTTTTGATGTTTGGTTTATAGAACCAATTCTGGGTATTTCAGGTTCAGAATTAACACGGCTTTTTAAATTAAGGTTGCTGGAAGAAAGTCCTTCTGACAAAAACCAGACTCTATGGGCAAAAACCAAAATACTTGCCAACAAAAATGAATTTTTTGAAAAAATATTTAGAATTATTACTTCTAATATTAAAAGCATGGCGAACTCTTCTGACACTGAAAAAATAAAACGCATGACTAAGGGCATTACAGAATCCTACAAGTTTCCAGCGGCTGATGAACTGGTCGCAAGCTTTACAAAAACCATAGGAAAATTAGAGGCATGA
- a CDS encoding DUF4112 domain-containing protein, translating into MTSPSTPEKNFPENLPPAELLRRDFENQKLAVHQRTIEQLQKIAGAEARVRTFAKLMDKYGVDVLVGLFPEIGDAASSTIAGIYLLFEAQKAELSKFACLKIIGLQTADFFVGAVPIAGDVLDYLFKANKWSAELFAQKKAEVIAKARAAGIPENEIAMIDQSAEKLPQLAQRIVSAVMEQNAEKLI; encoded by the coding sequence ATGACTAGCCCAAGCACCCCCGAAAAAAATTTCCCGGAGAATCTGCCACCAGCCGAGCTCCTGCGCCGCGACTTCGAAAATCAAAAACTCGCGGTGCACCAGCGGACGATTGAGCAGCTCCAAAAAATCGCGGGCGCGGAGGCGCGCGTGCGGACTTTCGCGAAATTGATGGATAAATACGGCGTGGATGTACTCGTCGGACTTTTTCCCGAAATCGGCGACGCCGCGAGCTCGACGATTGCCGGAATCTATCTGCTCTTCGAAGCGCAAAAAGCCGAGCTCTCGAAATTCGCTTGTCTCAAAATCATCGGGCTGCAGACCGCGGATTTTTTCGTCGGGGCAGTGCCAATCGCGGGCGATGTTTTGGATTATCTTTTCAAGGCGAATAAATGGTCGGCGGAACTTTTCGCCCAGAAAAAAGCGGAGGTGATTGCGAAGGCCCGCGCGGCGGGAATTCCGGAAAACGAAATCGCTATGATTGATCAATCAGCGGAAAAATTGCCGCAACTCGCGCAAAGAATTGTCTCGGCGGTGATGGAGCAGAATGCGGAAAAATTGATTTGA
- the purL gene encoding phosphoribosylformylglycinamidine synthase subunit PurL encodes MKKHVEPVFDFENSPEKEAEKFLVQNRIALKIDEARYFQKKIGRPLTLTELTILGIQGSEHCSYRSSRNYLKKLPTRGKSVILGPGEDAGIVEIAKEKTGKKWGLVIGHESHNHPSQIVPFEGAATGVGGIVRDILCMGARVIGCLDVLRFGAIEKPTNRWLAREVVAGIAGYGNPLGVPNLGGDIEFEKSFDSNCLVNVIALGVLSDDEIIHSFAPAEAADKKYDIIIIGKATDRSGFGGASFASGELREEDAETNKGAVQEPNPFLERMLLASTYDLFGELKRRKLLGKVSFKDMGAGGNVCASVEQLDRNNFGAEIDLEKIHVGEKNLPPQIIAAAETQERFCWVCDPKITPLILANYNEKWALPTVSNGARASVVGKVTRGNFVLKFGGTKVIDAPARVLTEGLLYDRAFVPENKVFPAVSFDFTRINIEEALRKLLASENISSRKPIYEKYDKQVQGGTLRDAGCGGSAIIRPLVNTTAPDELKKIGITIGTGGDASLGKYSAKLQAEHAVAESVANVVALGAQPLALTDCLNFGNPEKPAQMGEFVAAIEGLRNTAELFGTPFVSGNVSLYNENGRDSINPSALVACVGKLNDAAKFVPQKFQAAGNLLILIGKRSENLGGSELEKALGDNFGSAFEFDAKMFAKEIKFVLAARKFLVSNRDLHRGGVAVAAAESSFGTNFGFELSGLSNAELFSENPGFLLEITPANLAKLKTLATKFGVRIAKVGAVNSAPRHDWEKIWEESFRKMWRE; translated from the coding sequence GTGAAAAAACATGTTGAGCCCGTTTTCGATTTCGAGAATTCGCCCGAAAAAGAGGCGGAAAAATTTTTAGTGCAAAATCGCATCGCGCTCAAAATCGACGAGGCAAGATATTTTCAAAAGAAAATCGGGCGACCACTCACGCTCACCGAGCTGACGATTTTGGGCATTCAGGGCAGCGAACACTGCAGCTACCGTTCTAGTCGCAATTATTTGAAAAAACTGCCGACGCGCGGAAAATCTGTAATTCTCGGACCGGGCGAAGATGCGGGCATTGTCGAAATTGCCAAAGAGAAAACAGGCAAAAAATGGGGACTCGTCATCGGTCACGAGAGCCACAACCACCCGAGCCAAATCGTGCCTTTCGAAGGCGCGGCGACTGGTGTCGGCGGCATCGTCCGCGACATTCTCTGTATGGGCGCGCGTGTGATTGGCTGTCTCGATGTGCTGCGTTTTGGCGCAATCGAGAAGCCCACGAATCGCTGGCTCGCGCGCGAAGTCGTCGCGGGCATCGCGGGTTACGGCAATCCGCTCGGCGTGCCGAATCTCGGCGGCGACATCGAATTCGAAAAAAGTTTTGATTCCAACTGTCTCGTGAATGTGATTGCGCTCGGCGTCCTGAGTGACGATGAAATTATTCATTCCTTCGCGCCCGCTGAAGCAGCTGACAAAAAATACGACATCATCATCATCGGCAAAGCGACCGACCGCAGTGGCTTCGGTGGTGCGAGCTTCGCGAGCGGCGAGCTAAGAGAAGAAGATGCTGAGACGAATAAAGGCGCGGTGCAAGAACCGAATCCGTTTTTGGAGCGAATGTTGCTCGCCTCGACTTACGATTTATTCGGTGAATTGAAGCGCCGGAAACTTTTGGGCAAAGTGAGCTTCAAAGACATGGGCGCGGGCGGCAATGTCTGCGCGAGCGTCGAGCAACTCGACCGCAATAATTTCGGCGCGGAAATCGACCTGGAAAAAATTCATGTCGGCGAAAAAAATCTCCCTCCGCAAATCATCGCCGCTGCCGAGACGCAGGAACGCTTTTGCTGGGTTTGCGATCCGAAAATCACACCGCTGATTCTCGCCAACTACAATGAAAAATGGGCACTGCCGACTGTCTCAAATGGAGCCCGCGCGAGTGTCGTCGGCAAAGTGACGCGCGGCAATTTCGTTTTGAAATTCGGCGGCACGAAAGTCATCGACGCCCCCGCGAGAGTCCTGACCGAGGGTCTGCTCTACGACCGCGCGTTCGTGCCTGAAAATAAAGTGTTTCCTGCGGTAAGTTTTGATTTCACGAGAATAAACATCGAGGAAGCTCTGCGGAAATTACTCGCGAGCGAAAATATCTCTTCGCGCAAACCGATCTACGAAAAATACGACAAGCAAGTCCAAGGTGGAACGCTGCGTGACGCGGGCTGTGGCGGCAGCGCGATCATTCGTCCGCTTGTGAATACGACTGCGCCGGACGAATTGAAAAAAATCGGCATCACGATCGGCACAGGCGGCGATGCCAGCCTCGGCAAATACTCCGCCAAACTGCAAGCGGAGCACGCCGTCGCTGAATCAGTCGCGAATGTCGTCGCGCTCGGCGCGCAGCCGCTCGCCCTCACCGACTGCTTGAATTTCGGCAATCCCGAGAAACCTGCGCAAATGGGTGAATTCGTCGCTGCGATCGAAGGCTTGCGAAACACAGCCGAACTTTTTGGCACACCTTTCGTCAGCGGCAATGTCAGCCTCTACAATGAAAATGGTCGCGACTCGATCAATCCGAGCGCACTCGTGGCGTGTGTCGGGAAATTAAACGACGCCGCGAAATTCGTCCCGCAAAAATTCCAAGCCGCAGGCAATCTCCTAATCCTCATCGGCAAGCGCAGCGAAAATCTCGGCGGCAGCGAACTGGAGAAAGCACTTGGCGATAATTTTGGTTCCGCCTTTGAATTCGACGCGAAAATGTTCGCCAAAGAAATTAAGTTTGTTTTGGCGGCGCGCAAATTCCTGGTCTCGAATCGCGACCTGCATCGCGGCGGCGTCGCAGTCGCAGCAGCGGAATCCAGCTTCGGCACAAATTTCGGCTTCGAGCTCTCGGGACTTTCGAACGCCGAATTGTTCTCGGAAAATCCAGGCTTTTTACTCGAAATCACGCCCGCCAATCTCGCGAAACTAAAAACGCTCGCAACGAAATTTGGCGTGAGGATTGCGAAAGTCGGCGCGGTGAATTCTGCGCCGCGGCACGATTGGGAAAAAATCTGGGAGGAGAGTTTTAGGAAAATGTGGAGAGAATAA